The following proteins come from a genomic window of Lycium ferocissimum isolate CSIRO_LF1 chromosome 4, AGI_CSIRO_Lferr_CH_V1, whole genome shotgun sequence:
- the LOC132051502 gene encoding calcium-dependent protein kinase 32-like, whose translation MGNCCAVPNTSDTDELKKEKNKPNPFSIHNGASHSKGDGVDKSYVLENPTGHDIEITYELGRELGRGEFGVTYLCTEKETGEVYACKSISKKKLRSRVDIEDVKREVEIMKHLPDHSNIVTLKDTYEDDIAVHLVMELCEGGELFDRIVVRGHYTERDAAVVTRTIVEVIQMCHKHGVMHRDLKPENFLFSNKKETAALKAIDFGLSVFFKPGERFNEIVGSPYYMAPEVLKRNYGPEVDVWSAGVILYILLCGVPPFWAETEQGVAQAIIRSVVDFKRDPWPKVSDNAKNLVKKMLNPDPSRRLTAQQVLDHPWIQNAKKAPNVSLGESVKARLKQFSMMNKLKKRALRVIAEHLPVEEVAGINEGFKLMDIGNRGKIDMNELKVGLQKLGHQVPDSDVQILMDAGDADKDGYLDYGEFVAISVHLRKMGNDEHLKKAFEIFDANQTGYIEIEELTEALSDEIETNSEEVINAIMQDVDTDKDGRISFDEFAAMMKAGTDWRKASRQYSRERYNSLSLKLMTDGSLRGNSESR comes from the exons ATGGGAAATTGTTGTGCAGTACCAAATACTTCTGATACTGATGAgctgaaaaaggaaaaaaataagccAAATCCATTTTCCATTCATAATGGAGCTAGTCATTCCAAAGGAGATGGTGTAGACAAGTCATATGTGTTGGAAAATCCAACTGGTCATGATATTGAGATCACATATGAACTTGGACGTGAGCTTGGAAGAGGTGAATTTGGGGTTACATACTTATGTACGGAGAAAGAAACTGGTGAAGTGTATGCTTGTAAATCGATATCGAAAAAGAAGCTAAGGAGTAGAGTGGATATTGAGGATGTGAAGAGAGAGGTTGAGATAATGAAGCATTTGCCTGATCATTCTAATATTGTGACCTTAAAAGATACTTATGAGGATGATATTGCTGTTCATTTAGTGATGGAATTGTGTGAGGGTGGTGAGCTCTTTGATCGCATTGTCGTGAGGGGCCATTATACGGAGAGGGATGCTGCTGTTGTCACTCGAACTATCGTTGAAGTCATTCAG ATGTGCCATAAGCATGGGGTTATGCATCGCGATCTCAAACCTGAAAATTTCTTGTTTTCAAACAAGAAGGAAACAGCAGCATTGAAGGCAATTGATTTTGGCCTCTCAGTATTCTTTAAGCCTG GTGAGAGATTTAATGAGATTGTGGGAAGTCCATATTACATGGCTCCTGAAGTGTTGAAGCGAAACTATGGTCCAGAAGTAGATGTATGGAGTGCTGGAGTCATTCTTTACATCTTGCTATGTGGTGTCCCACCCTTTTGGGCAG AAACTGAACAAGGAGTTGCTCAAGCGATCATTCGATCcgttgtggattttaaaagagatcCCTGGCCAAAGGTCTCTGACAATGCAAAAAACCTTGTGAAGAAGATGCTCAACCCTGATCCTAGCAGGAGGCTTACTGCTCAGCAAGTGCTAG ATCATCCTTGGATACAAAATGCTAAAAAGGCACCAAATGTTTCTCTGGGAGAATCAGTGAAAGCAAGGCTTAAGcaattttctatgatgaacaaaCTGAAGAAAAGAGCTTTAAGG GTTATTGCTGAGCATTTGCCTGTGGAGGAGGTGGCTGGAATAAATGAGGGATTCAAATTGATGGATATAGGCAACAGAGGGAAAATTGACATGAATGAGTTGAAAGTTGGATTACAGAAGCTTGGTCATCAAGTCCCTGATAGTGACGTGCAAATTCTTATGGATGCT GGCGATGCTGATAAAGATGGATATCTGGATTATGGTGAGTTTGTGGCAATTTCAGTCCACCTTAGGAAGATGGGCAATGATGAGCACCTGAAGAAGGCATTTGAGATTTTTGATGCAAACCAAACAGGGTATATAGAGATTGAAGAGTTAACGGAGGCATTATCCGACGAGATTGAAACCAACAGTGAAGAAGTTATTAATGCAATTATGCAAGACGTGGACACAGACAAG GACGGACGCATCAGTTTTGATGAGTTTGCTGCAATGATGAAGGCTGGTACAGATTGGAGAAAGGCATCACGACAGTATTCACGAGAACGATATAATAGTCTTAGCTTGAAATTGATGACAGATGGATCCTTAAGAGGGAACAGCGAGAGTAGATAG